Proteins found in one Erythrobacter sp. 3-20A1M genomic segment:
- a CDS encoding lysozyme: protein MALGLIGNTLPEELMPHSASELVNGWSYDLDMANNPRIHRQPALFQSASPELLKALSQEEGMRLTVYRDVAGHPTVGVGHLVTPADGLQVGDRITRAQALAFLKQDLQTAEEAVARLVGNLPLYQREFDALVDLVFNVGEGGAGPDDSPMLNAAIASGDYDGIARELDYTTAGGRVAGGLVHRSERRANIFLDGNYANPRLVNS from the coding sequence ATGGCGCTTGGCTTGATCGGTAACACCTTGCCGGAAGAGCTGATGCCGCACTCCGCGTCGGAGCTGGTCAATGGCTGGTCCTACGACCTCGACATGGCGAACAATCCGCGCATCCACCGCCAGCCGGCGCTGTTCCAGTCTGCCAGCCCGGAGTTGCTGAAGGCTCTGTCGCAGGAAGAGGGAATGCGCCTGACCGTATATCGCGATGTCGCTGGACATCCCACGGTGGGCGTCGGCCATCTCGTCACCCCTGCCGACGGCCTGCAAGTCGGCGACCGGATCACCCGGGCGCAGGCGCTCGCATTCCTGAAGCAGGATTTGCAAACCGCCGAGGAAGCCGTCGCGAGACTGGTCGGCAATCTGCCCCTCTACCAGCGCGAGTTCGATGCGCTGGTGGACCTCGTCTTCAACGTCGGCGAAGGGGGCGCCGGGCCGGACGACAGCCCGATGCTCAACGCTGCGATCGCTTCCGGTGATTACGATGGCATCGCGCGCGAACTCGACTACACGACCGCCGGCGGCAGGGTTGCCGGTGGCCTCGTCCACCGGTCGGAGCGCCGCGCCAATATCTTTTTGGATGGAAATTATGCGAACCCGAGGCTCGTCAACAGCTAG
- a CDS encoding thymidylate synthase, giving the protein MSNLCGSRSFRADSVNEIQVKLFRELLANSCTVSPRGLPTQELMFVGIELTNPRRRMTTLSARRWSPKLAIGELCWNLRGERSVDQLAFYAPRWLEFADSDRVIRGSCYGNKIFKRKNGNPSQWDNISDILRSDPDSRRAVLSFHGDDFSSRAIHSGDVACITSMQFFIRNGRLDAIVSMRSNDVYWGLPYDIFIMTSLQEMMAETLEIELGSYFHQCGSLHFYSDKREKISRILREPWGPSPEMKPMQGLKGRERLIACEKNFRRGSKLIEQIPSSDFWSECCNALFEHQAHVIKNGAE; this is encoded by the coding sequence ATGAGTAATCTATGCGGCAGTCGCAGCTTTCGTGCTGATAGTGTCAACGAGATTCAGGTAAAGCTTTTCCGAGAGTTGCTTGCCAATTCATGCACTGTTTCCCCGCGAGGATTGCCGACCCAGGAACTTATGTTCGTTGGGATAGAGCTTACCAATCCTCGGCGCCGCATGACCACGCTGAGCGCGAGGCGTTGGTCGCCGAAGCTAGCGATTGGCGAATTATGCTGGAATCTTCGGGGCGAGAGATCGGTTGATCAGCTGGCTTTTTATGCTCCGCGCTGGCTTGAGTTCGCTGATTCAGACAGAGTGATAAGAGGCAGTTGTTACGGCAATAAAATATTCAAGAGAAAAAATGGCAATCCTAGCCAGTGGGACAATATATCGGATATTCTGCGTTCTGATCCAGATAGCCGACGGGCAGTATTGAGTTTTCATGGGGATGATTTCTCTTCGAGGGCAATTCACTCTGGCGACGTAGCTTGTATAACAAGTATGCAATTCTTTATAAGAAATGGGCGGCTTGATGCAATTGTTTCTATGAGAAGTAACGATGTATACTGGGGTCTACCTTACGATATTTTTATAATGACCTCTCTACAAGAGATGATGGCAGAGACGCTTGAAATTGAATTGGGATCGTATTTCCATCAATGCGGTTCGTTGCATTTTTATAGTGATAAGAGGGAAAAAATTTCACGAATTTTGAGAGAGCCATGGGGTCCGAGTCCTGAAATGAAACCTATGCAGGGGCTGAAGGGTCGCGAACGACTGATTGCTTGCGAGAAGAACTTTCGGCGAGGGTCGAAGTTGATCGAGCAAATTCCGTCCAGTGACTTTTGGTCTGAGTGCTGCAACGCTTTGTTCGAACATCAAGCTCATGTGATAAAGAATGGTGCGGAGTGA
- a CDS encoding flavin reductase family protein yields MTDYHFYEPAEGHRLPHDPLNAIVAPRPIGWVSTLSADGVRNLSPYSFFNLINYRPPLIAFSSVGKKDAVTNIEATGEFVWNLATRAQAEAMNATSAQVEPEVDEFDLAGLGALPSRLVKPDRVAGSPVHFECKLTQPVRLEDKDGAATDTWLVIGEAVGIHIDPAMLEDGIYQTARPRPILRGGGPADYFEIGEDGLFKMHRPG; encoded by the coding sequence ATGACCGATTATCATTTCTACGAGCCCGCCGAGGGCCACCGCCTGCCGCACGATCCGTTGAACGCCATCGTCGCGCCGCGGCCGATCGGGTGGGTTTCGACGCTGAGCGCGGACGGCGTGCGCAACCTGTCGCCCTACAGCTTCTTCAACCTGATCAATTATCGCCCGCCGCTGATCGCGTTCTCTTCCGTGGGGAAGAAGGACGCGGTGACGAATATCGAGGCGACCGGCGAATTCGTGTGGAACCTCGCCACGCGCGCGCAGGCCGAGGCGATGAACGCCACCTCGGCGCAGGTGGAGCCGGAGGTGGACGAGTTCGACCTCGCGGGGCTGGGCGCCCTGCCCTCTCGATTGGTCAAGCCGGACCGCGTCGCGGGCAGTCCGGTTCATTTCGAATGCAAGCTGACCCAGCCCGTCCGACTGGAGGACAAGGACGGCGCGGCGACCGATACTTGGCTGGTGATCGGCGAGGCGGTCGGCATCCATATCGACCCGGCCATGCTGGAGGACGGCATCTACCAGACCGCCCGCCCCCGCCCCATCCTGCGCGGCGGCGGCCCCGCCGACTATTTCGAGATCGGCGAGGACGGACTGTTTAAGATGCACCGGCCGGGGTGA
- a CDS encoding alpha/beta hydrolase has protein sequence MRFPRLLFAALFAIAAPAIPAQAQDDAMTAIPTPAQPQAIPLQTGPLPDANVPESWHSQYGSVFARNVTDATLTPFLPDPAKATGTAVIVAPGGGFRTLSMQNEGWDVAQALADHGIAAFVLKYRLRQTAAGLPAFQKSMAEMFSAAASQPRGQAPDIATDLAPQLADSRAAFALIRQRAGEWHVDPDRIGMVGFSAGAMLTLATVLTDGEAHPAFAATIYGPLAPVTVPADAPPLFVALAADDPLFGDSGFGLIESWRKAKKPVEFHLYEQGGHGFGMYPKDTTSTGWFDAFVAWMRMHGWVGAEAS, from the coding sequence ATGAGATTCCCGCGATTGCTGTTCGCAGCGCTCTTCGCCATTGCCGCGCCTGCGATCCCCGCGCAGGCGCAGGACGATGCGATGACCGCAATCCCCACGCCCGCGCAACCGCAGGCGATCCCGCTGCAAACCGGTCCGCTGCCGGACGCCAACGTGCCGGAAAGCTGGCATAGCCAGTATGGCAGCGTGTTCGCGCGCAATGTGACGGACGCCACGCTCACGCCGTTCCTGCCCGATCCGGCGAAGGCGACCGGTACGGCGGTGATCGTCGCGCCCGGCGGCGGCTTCCGCACCCTGTCGATGCAGAACGAAGGGTGGGACGTGGCACAGGCGCTGGCCGATCATGGGATCGCGGCGTTCGTGCTCAAATACCGGTTGCGCCAGACAGCCGCCGGGCTGCCCGCCTTCCAGAAATCCATGGCGGAGATGTTCTCCGCCGCCGCGAGTCAGCCGCGTGGGCAGGCGCCGGACATCGCCACCGATCTCGCGCCGCAACTGGCGGATTCCCGCGCGGCCTTCGCCCTGATCCGCCAGCGCGCCGGGGAGTGGCATGTCGACCCGGACCGGATCGGCATGGTCGGCTTTTCCGCCGGGGCGATGCTGACGCTTGCCACGGTGCTGACCGATGGCGAGGCGCATCCGGCCTTCGCCGCAACGATCTACGGCCCGCTCGCCCCGGTCACCGTGCCGGCCGATGCGCCGCCGCTGTTCGTTGCGCTCGCCGCCGACGATCCGCTGTTCGGCGACAGCGGCTTCGGCCTGATCGAAAGCTGGCGCAAGGCGAAGAAGCCGGTCGAATTCCACCTGTACGAACAGGGCGGTCACGGCTTCGGTATGTACCCGAAGGATACCACCAGCACCGGCTGGTTCGACGCCTTCGTCGCCTGGATGCGGATGCACGGCTGGGTCGGGGCGGAGGCTTCGTAA
- a CDS encoding glycoside hydrolase family 43 protein produces the protein MKMAWGGLTIFLLALSALSAAAVRAQAPGPEQEQSFPTRIAYNTFTADPAPLVVGDTLYLYVGHDEAGEGEMFNMNDWLVYSTTDMRHWTAHGPVMNVADFKWAKKDAWASQVIEKDGRYWLYAAVEHDNTHPGKAIGVAVSDSPTGPFRDAKGAALITNQMTPKGTHSWEDIDPTVFTDTDGTSWIAWGNRQCYIAKLAPDMTGIDGPITEITPPHFEEGPWLHRRGETYYLTYASLDRRTQSDEHISYATAPSIRGPWAYRGLLTGAGRNSFTIHPGIVEFRGHWYLFAHDAGLRIGGRKGALGRRSVRVFPLEYNADGTMQPIDQSDYPGPMIARKENE, from the coding sequence ATGAAAATGGCATGGGGCGGCCTGACGATATTCCTGCTGGCGCTGTCGGCGCTATCGGCGGCGGCGGTACGGGCGCAGGCCCCGGGCCCGGAGCAGGAGCAATCGTTCCCGACCCGGATCGCATACAACACCTTCACCGCCGATCCCGCGCCGCTGGTCGTGGGCGATACGCTGTACCTCTATGTCGGGCACGACGAGGCGGGCGAGGGCGAGATGTTCAACATGAACGACTGGCTCGTCTATTCAACCACGGACATGCGCCACTGGACCGCGCACGGCCCGGTCATGAACGTCGCCGATTTCAAATGGGCGAAGAAGGATGCCTGGGCCTCGCAGGTGATCGAGAAAGACGGGCGCTACTGGCTCTACGCCGCGGTCGAACACGACAACACGCATCCGGGCAAGGCGATCGGGGTGGCGGTGTCAGACTCGCCGACCGGCCCGTTCCGCGATGCGAAGGGCGCGGCGCTGATCACCAACCAGATGACGCCCAAGGGCACGCATAGCTGGGAGGATATCGATCCGACGGTGTTCACCGATACGGACGGCACCAGCTGGATCGCGTGGGGCAACCGGCAATGCTACATCGCGAAGCTGGCACCGGACATGACCGGGATCGACGGCCCGATCACCGAAATCACGCCCCCGCATTTCGAGGAGGGGCCGTGGCTGCACCGGCGCGGTGAGACCTATTACCTCACCTACGCCTCGCTCGACCGGCGCACGCAGAGCGACGAGCATATTTCCTACGCCACCGCGCCTTCGATCCGGGGGCCGTGGGCCTATCGCGGCCTGCTGACCGGGGCGGGGCGCAACAGCTTTACCATCCATCCGGGCATCGTGGAGTTCCGCGGCCACTGGTACCTGTTCGCGCACGATGCGGGGCTGCGCATCGGGGGGCGCAAGGGCGCGCTGGGGCGCCGCTCGGTCCGGGTCTTCCCGCTGGAATACAATGCCGACGGCACGATGCAGCCGATCGACCAGTCCGATTATCCCGGCCCGATGATCGCCAGGAAGGAGAACGAGTGA
- the uvrA gene encoding excinuclease ABC subunit UvrA, which yields MALTKISVRGAREHNLKGVDIDLPRDSLIVITGLSGSGKSSLAFDTIYAEGQRRYVESLSAYARQFLEMMQKPDVEHIDGLSPAISIEQKTTSRNPRSTVATVTEIYDYMRLLWARVGIPYSPATGQPIEAQTVSNMVDRVMALPEGTRAYLLAPVVRGRKGEYRRELAEWQKAGFTRVRIDGELYPIEEAPALDKKFKHDIEVVVDRLAVKEGLETRLADSFETALRLAEGLAYVDLADGVVPGREGEEESAGAQGNKMKGAGLPANRIVFSEKFACPVSGFTIEEIEPRLFSFNAPQGACATCDGIGEKQLFDPQLVVPNEALSLKKGAVVPWAKSNPPSPYYMQVLASLAKEYGFDLTTPWQDLAPEQRDVILYGTKGKRVPLTFKDGRKQYTVNKPFEGVIGNLNRRMLQTESAWMREELSKFQTAQPCETCGGKRLNDKALAVKVAGPEGPTDIATPTKMSVADAKAWFLALPDHLNEQQNQIATAILKEINERLGFLDNVGLDYLNLDRTSGTLSGGESQRIRLASQIGSGLSGVLYVLDEPSIGLHQRDNDRLLETLKRLRDLGNTVIVVEHDEDAIRAADHVVDLGPGAGVRGGSVVAQGTLKQILKAKGSLTADYLTGRREIAVPAERRTGNGKKLTVHGARANNLNNVTASIPLGTFTCITGVSGSGKSSFTIDTLYASAARQLNGARVVAGPHDKVTGLEHCDKVIEIDQSPIGRTPRSNPATYTGAFTNIRDWFAGLPEAQARGYKPGRFSFNVKGGRCEACQGDGLIKIEMHFLPDVYVTCEECGGKRYNRETLEVKFKGHSIADVLDMTIEDAEEFFKAVPPIRDKMHMLNEVGLGYVKVGQQATTLSGGEAQRVKLAKELARRSTGQTLYILDEPTTGLHFEDVRKLLEVLHRLVDQGNSVVVIEHNLDVIKTADWLLDLGPDGGVRGGEIVAEGVPEDVALNERSYTGQYLKPLLARGAREKPVLSEADA from the coding sequence ATGGCTCTTACGAAAATTTCCGTGCGCGGCGCGCGCGAGCACAATCTCAAGGGCGTGGATATCGATCTGCCGCGCGACAGCCTGATCGTGATCACGGGGCTGTCGGGCAGCGGCAAGTCGTCGCTCGCCTTCGACACGATCTATGCCGAGGGGCAGCGGCGCTATGTCGAGAGTCTCTCCGCCTATGCGCGCCAGTTCCTCGAGATGATGCAGAAGCCCGATGTCGAGCATATCGACGGGCTTAGCCCCGCGATCTCGATCGAGCAGAAAACCACCTCGCGCAATCCGCGCTCGACCGTGGCGACCGTCACCGAGATCTACGACTACATGCGCCTGTTGTGGGCGCGGGTCGGCATTCCCTACAGCCCCGCGACCGGTCAGCCGATCGAGGCGCAGACCGTCTCCAACATGGTCGACCGCGTAATGGCCCTGCCCGAGGGGACGCGCGCCTATCTGCTCGCGCCCGTGGTGCGCGGGCGCAAGGGCGAGTACCGGCGCGAGCTGGCCGAATGGCAGAAGGCTGGCTTCACCCGCGTACGCATCGACGGCGAGCTCTACCCGATCGAGGAAGCTCCCGCGCTCGACAAGAAGTTCAAGCACGACATCGAGGTGGTGGTCGATCGCCTGGCGGTGAAGGAAGGGCTGGAAACGCGCCTCGCCGACAGTTTCGAGACCGCGCTGCGCCTGGCCGAGGGGCTGGCCTATGTCGACCTGGCGGACGGCGTGGTGCCGGGGCGCGAGGGTGAGGAAGAAAGCGCCGGCGCCCAGGGAAACAAGATGAAAGGCGCCGGCCTTCCCGCCAACCGCATCGTCTTCTCCGAGAAATTCGCCTGCCCGGTGAGCGGCTTCACCATCGAGGAGATCGAGCCGCGCCTGTTCTCCTTCAACGCCCCCCAGGGGGCCTGCGCGACCTGCGACGGGATCGGCGAGAAGCAGCTGTTCGACCCGCAGCTGGTGGTGCCGAACGAGGCGCTCAGCCTGAAGAAGGGCGCGGTGGTGCCGTGGGCGAAGAGCAACCCGCCATCGCCCTATTACATGCAGGTGCTTGCCAGCCTGGCGAAGGAATACGGCTTCGACCTGACCACGCCGTGGCAGGATCTCGCGCCCGAGCAGCGCGACGTGATCCTCTACGGTACGAAGGGCAAGCGCGTGCCCCTCACCTTCAAGGACGGGCGCAAGCAGTACACCGTCAACAAGCCGTTCGAAGGCGTGATCGGCAACCTCAACCGCCGCATGCTGCAGACCGAGAGCGCGTGGATGCGCGAGGAGCTGTCCAAGTTCCAGACGGCGCAGCCATGCGAGACGTGCGGGGGCAAGCGGCTCAACGACAAGGCGCTGGCGGTGAAGGTCGCGGGACCGGAAGGTCCAACCGACATCGCCACGCCCACCAAGATGAGCGTCGCCGATGCGAAGGCGTGGTTCCTCGCGCTGCCCGATCACCTGAACGAGCAGCAGAACCAGATCGCCACCGCCATCCTGAAGGAGATCAACGAGCGGCTGGGCTTCCTCGACAATGTCGGGCTCGATTACCTCAACCTCGACCGTACCAGCGGCACCCTGTCGGGCGGGGAGAGCCAGCGCATCCGCCTCGCCAGCCAGATCGGCAGCGGGCTCAGCGGCGTGCTCTACGTGCTGGACGAGCCGAGCATCGGCCTGCACCAGCGCGACAACGACCGCCTGCTGGAGACGCTCAAGCGCCTGCGCGACCTCGGCAACACGGTGATCGTGGTCGAGCATGACGAGGACGCGATCCGCGCCGCCGACCATGTGGTCGACCTCGGCCCGGGCGCGGGCGTGCGCGGCGGCAGCGTGGTGGCGCAGGGCACGCTGAAACAGATCCTGAAGGCGAAGGGCTCGCTCACCGCCGACTACCTCACCGGGCGGCGCGAGATCGCGGTCCCGGCCGAGCGGCGCACGGGCAACGGCAAGAAGCTCACCGTCCATGGCGCGCGCGCGAACAACCTCAACAACGTCACCGCGTCGATCCCGCTGGGCACCTTCACCTGCATCACCGGCGTTTCGGGCAGCGGCAAGTCCAGCTTCACCATCGACACGCTTTACGCCTCCGCCGCGCGGCAGCTGAACGGTGCGCGCGTGGTCGCCGGCCCGCACGACAAGGTCACGGGGCTGGAACATTGCGACAAGGTGATCGAGATCGACCAGTCCCCCATTGGCCGCACCCCGCGGTCGAACCCGGCGACCTACACCGGCGCCTTCACCAATATCCGCGACTGGTTCGCGGGCCTGCCGGAGGCGCAGGCGCGCGGGTACAAGCCGGGGCGCTTCAGCTTCAACGTGAAGGGCGGCCGGTGCGAGGCGTGCCAGGGCGACGGCCTGATCAAGATCGAGATGCACTTCCTGCCCGACGTCTACGTGACGTGCGAGGAATGCGGGGGCAAGCGCTACAACCGCGAGACGCTGGAGGTGAAGTTCAAGGGCCACTCCATCGCCGATGTGCTCGACATGACGATCGAGGATGCGGAGGAATTCTTCAAGGCCGTCCCCCCGATCCGCGACAAGATGCACATGCTGAACGAGGTGGGGCTGGGCTACGTCAAGGTCGGGCAGCAGGCGACCACCCTGTCGGGCGGCGAGGCGCAGCGGGTGAAGCTGGCCAAGGAACTCGCGCGGCGCAGCACCGGGCAGACGCTGTATATCCTCGACGAGCCGACCACCGGCCTGCATTTCGAGGACGTGCGCAAGCTGCTGGAGGTGCTCCACCGGCTGGTCGACCAGGGCAATTCCGTGGTGGTGATCGAGCACAATCTCGATGTGATCAAGACCGCGGACTGGCTGCTGGACCTTGGGCCGGATGGCGGCGTGCGCGGGGGCGAGATTGTGGCGGAGGGTGTCCCGGAAGATGTCGCTCTCAACGAGAGAAGCTACACCGGCCAGTATCTCAAACCGCTGCTGGCGCGCGGAGCCCGGGAGAAGCCTGTCCTGAGCGAAGCCGATGCGTAG
- a CDS encoding DUF305 domain-containing protein — protein MHFRSLSLAALLLAGTAPLAAQNAPPIVQPGAPGQQGKALSAKEASDLADTRFSPDDVKFMQDMIVHHQQAVDMVALVDERTNNETLRAAADRIRASQGDEIQFMRDWLEQRGRTAPDPAHMQHMQHAGMGDMAGHHATMQGMATLAQMKELATLKGGAFDRMFLTLMIAHHEGAIDMVDDLLDQPGSAYDPVLFEFTNDVTNEQQSEIDRMSTILAGLSTDPRAQLAAGLTDAGVAAQGLTLVEHLPKPAGFFDPANPGGLQPEIVKADAESAEEPTSETSSDGKEGTQFGSRSSLLSFANTDMAFQGDMMVAGNYHGFNVYRLDPQGMPNLVSSVVCPGGQGDISLVGDILIMSVEQTRGRVDCGLQGVQGDVSEDRFRGLRIFDISNPATPVQVGQVQTCRGSHTHSVVDADRNRIIVYNSGTASVRDEEELAGCVGDVPGDQNTALFSIDVIEIPLADPGKARIVDRPRVFAEDGQIAGLWRGGDHGDGTQRTSRTDQCHDITVFPSKKIAAGACSGNGILLDISDPMKPRRIAAVSDPGFAYWHSATFNNDGTKVIFTDEWGGGARPRCRTYDPRGYGADAIYDIEGDQLVRRGTYKLPAPQGDMENCVAHNGSAVPVPGRDIFVQAWYQGGISVIDFTDSANPKEIAYFDRGPIDDEQLVLGGFWSAYYYKGKIYGTEIARGLDVLALEPTEALSPAEIAAAAEAQYPGGVFNPQTQYPVTWPQAALDAVEKERKGG, from the coding sequence ATGCATTTCCGCTCGCTTTCGCTCGCCGCGCTGCTTCTGGCCGGCACCGCCCCACTTGCCGCGCAAAACGCGCCGCCAATCGTTCAGCCGGGTGCGCCGGGGCAGCAGGGCAAGGCGCTGAGCGCGAAGGAGGCGAGCGACCTCGCCGACACGCGCTTTTCACCCGACGACGTGAAGTTCATGCAGGACATGATCGTCCACCACCAGCAGGCGGTCGACATGGTCGCGCTGGTGGACGAGCGCACCAATAACGAGACGCTGCGCGCCGCCGCCGACCGCATCCGCGCGAGCCAGGGCGACGAAATCCAGTTCATGCGCGACTGGCTGGAACAGCGTGGCCGGACGGCACCCGACCCGGCCCACATGCAGCACATGCAGCACGCCGGCATGGGCGACATGGCCGGGCATCACGCCACGATGCAGGGCATGGCGACGCTTGCGCAGATGAAGGAACTGGCCACGCTGAAGGGCGGGGCCTTCGACCGCATGTTCCTGACCCTGATGATCGCCCATCACGAGGGCGCGATCGACATGGTGGATGATCTGCTCGACCAGCCGGGGTCCGCCTACGACCCGGTGCTGTTCGAATTCACCAACGACGTGACCAACGAACAGCAGTCCGAGATCGACCGGATGAGCACGATCCTGGCCGGGTTGTCGACCGATCCGCGCGCACAGCTCGCCGCCGGTCTGACCGATGCGGGCGTCGCGGCCCAGGGCCTGACGCTGGTCGAACACCTGCCCAAGCCGGCGGGGTTCTTCGATCCCGCCAATCCCGGCGGGTTGCAGCCGGAAATCGTCAAGGCCGACGCCGAGTCGGCCGAGGAGCCGACCAGCGAAACGTCGAGCGACGGCAAGGAAGGCACGCAGTTCGGCTCGCGCTCCTCGCTATTGAGCTTCGCCAACACCGACATGGCGTTCCAGGGCGACATGATGGTCGCGGGCAATTACCACGGCTTCAACGTCTATCGCCTCGATCCGCAGGGGATGCCCAATCTGGTGAGCTCGGTCGTGTGTCCGGGCGGGCAGGGCGACATCTCGCTGGTCGGCGACATCCTGATCATGTCGGTCGAGCAGACTCGCGGCCGCGTCGATTGCGGGCTGCAGGGGGTGCAGGGCGATGTGAGCGAGGACCGCTTCCGGGGCCTGCGCATTTTCGACATCTCCAACCCCGCCACGCCGGTGCAGGTCGGGCAGGTGCAGACCTGCCGCGGCAGCCACACGCATTCGGTGGTCGATGCCGACCGCAATCGTATCATCGTGTACAATTCCGGCACCGCCAGCGTGCGCGACGAGGAGGAGCTGGCGGGCTGCGTCGGCGATGTGCCGGGCGATCAGAACACCGCGCTATTCAGCATCGACGTGATCGAGATCCCGCTGGCCGATCCCGGCAAGGCGCGGATCGTGGACCGCCCGCGCGTCTTCGCGGAAGACGGCCAGATCGCCGGGCTGTGGCGCGGCGGCGACCATGGCGACGGGACGCAGCGCACCAGCCGGACCGACCAGTGCCACGACATCACCGTCTTCCCGAGCAAGAAGATCGCGGCGGGCGCGTGTTCGGGCAACGGCATCCTGCTCGACATTTCCGACCCGATGAAGCCCCGGCGGATCGCCGCGGTCAGCGATCCGGGCTTCGCCTACTGGCACTCCGCCACCTTCAACAATGACGGCACGAAGGTGATCTTCACCGATGAATGGGGCGGCGGGGCCCGCCCGCGCTGCCGCACCTACGACCCGCGCGGCTACGGCGCCGATGCGATCTACGACATCGAGGGCGACCAGCTGGTGCGCCGCGGTACCTACAAGCTGCCCGCACCGCAGGGCGACATGGAAAACTGCGTCGCGCACAACGGCTCCGCCGTGCCCGTGCCGGGCCGCGATATCTTCGTCCAGGCGTGGTACCAGGGCGGCATCTCGGTGATCGATTTCACCGACAGCGCCAACCCGAAGGAGATCGCCTATTTCGATCGCGGCCCGATCGACGACGAGCAGCTGGTGCTGGGCGGGTTCTGGTCGGCCTATTACTACAAGGGCAAGATCTACGGCACGGAGATCGCGCGCGGGCTCGACGTGCTGGCGCTGGAGCCGACCGAGGCGCTGAGCCCCGCCGAAATCGCCGCTGCTGCCGAGGCGCAGTATCCCGGAGGCGTCTTCAACCCGCAGACGCAGTACCCAGTCACCTGGCCGCAAGCAGCGCTCGACGCGGTGGAAAAGGAGCGCAAGGGCGGGTGA